From the Musa acuminata AAA Group cultivar baxijiao chromosome BXJ1-2, Cavendish_Baxijiao_AAA, whole genome shotgun sequence genome, one window contains:
- the LOC135610255 gene encoding transcription factor GTE8-like isoform X2 translates to MAPTVLLEYTKEKQMKRSSHDLSFATKGRKQKLSQGYRSGSINDYQHNSEKINESEGFGIAIRADSSDNSSAPKRKKCVNANVARCNDFGVPVQVISLSKMSGSQREEVKMRLRSELGQIQLFQKQLFSRSVTSLGISTSSSFNVSEKKHDPRSGSQMRRGISGRFESSKTNAPPPPVTDSNLVLMKECEVLLSRLMTHHYAWVFNEPVDVEKLNIPDYYTVIKHPMDFGTISTKLSSDAYPSPQGFAADVRLTFTNAMTYNPPSNSVHIMANKLSKFFETRWKTIEKKLAAADAVIKKEFQVVKPEFSSSKRKMAPTDDNNPVPKRTKPKMTDEEKQSLTRLLESLLADLPDHIIDFLRRRSGNVNQSSDEIEIDIESFADDTLFELQNLLDSHMQEREMRHQAEQVNENGVSTSQLHPCKGNDLADEEVDICGDDPPMSSYPTLEIQMDTKATNVNCSSSSNSSSDSDSDSSSESESEDEVTILKNAKKNSGNKAGSDQEKSDVMNPFDVNRPSNGLNFSENDADPKPLLVGSDECQEGDHTPSERKVSPEKLYRAALLRSRFADTIVKAREKTLGQCDKGDPEKLQREREEIERQQREEKARLQAEAKAAEDARKRAEAAAAAEAKRKIELEREAARQALLKIEKTVDINEDCRILKDLEMLGTVPAENEKHTGYSLDGIGGFRLGGSNPLERLGLFMKVDDEEEEEVEHKSAPVNDVEEGEID, encoded by the exons ATGGCACCTACAGTTCTTTTAGAGTACACCAAAGAGAAACAGATGAAGAGAAGTTCACATGATCTTTCTTTTGCTACGAAGGGGAGAAAACAGAAATTATCTCAAGGATATCGTTCTGGTTCCATCAATGACTACCAGCATAACTCTGAGAAGATTAATGAATCAGAAGGTTTTGGCATCGCAATACGTGCAGACTCCTCGGATAATTCTAGTGCTCCAAAGAGGAAGAAGTGCGTAAATGCAAATGTGGCCAGATGCAATGATTTTGGTGTCCCAGTGCAGGTGATTTCTCTGTCAAAGATGTCTGGTTCTCAGAGAGAAGAAGTGAAAATGAGACTAAGATCAGAGCTAGGACAGATTCAGTTGTTTCAGAAGCAACTGTTTTCTAGGAGTGTGACATCCCTTGGCATTAGCACATCATCTTCGTTTAATGTCAGTGAGAAAAAACATGATCCGCGGAGTGGTTCCCAAATGAGGCGTGGGATATCAGGAAGGTTTGAGTCTTCAAAAACGAATGCGCCTCCACCTCCTGTGACCGATTCAAATTTAGTGTTGATGAAAGAATGTGAGGTGCTCCTCAGTCGATTGATGACACACCACTATGCTTGGGTCTTCAACGAACCAGTAGATGTAGAGAAGCTGAACATTCCAGATTACTACACTGTCATTAAGCATCCAATGGACTTTGGCACCATCAGCACTAAATTATCCTCAGATGCCTATCCCAGCCCACAGGGTTTTGCTGCAGATGTGAGGCTCACTTTCACAAATGCAATGACCTATAACCCACCTAGTAATAGCGTTCATATCATGGCAAATAAGCTCAGCAAGTTCTTTGAAACTCGGTGGAAAACCATAGAGAAAAAGTTAGCTGCAGCGGATGCTGTTATTAAGAAAGAATTTCAGGTTGTTAAGCCTGAGTTTTCCTCCAGCAAGAGGAAAATGGCTCCTACTGACGACAATAATCCTGTGCCTAAGAGGACAAAACCCAAGATGACGGATGAGGAGAAACAAAGTCTGACCAGACTGTTGGAGTCGCTTTTGGCAGATCTACCAGATCACATTATTGATTTTCTGAGACGACGGAGTGGCAATGTAAACCAAAGCAGTGATGAAATAGAGATAGATATTGAATCTTTTGCCGATGACACACTCTTTGAGTTGCAGAACCTTCTGGATAGCCATATGCAAGAGAGAGAAATGAGACACCAGGCCGAGCAAGTGAATGAAAATGGTGTTAGCACGTCACAGTTGCATCCTTGCAAAG GCAATGATCTTGCTGACGAGGAAGTAGATATATGTGGTGACGATCCTCCCATGTCTAGCTACCCTACTCTGGAGATTCAAATGGACACAAAGGCAACAAATGTCAATTGTAGCAGTTCAAGCAATTCAAGTAGTGATTCAG ACTCCGATAGTTCTAGCGAGAGCGAATCGGAGGATGAAGTTACTATTCTGAAGAATGCTAAG AAAAATTCTGGAAATAAGGCAGGTTCTGATCAAGAGAAAAGTGATGTAATGAACCCATTTGATGTGAACC GACCTTCGAATGGGTTGAATTTCTCAGAGAATGATGCTGATCCTAAACCCTTATTGGTTGGATCTGACGAATGTCAAGAGG GGGATCATACACCATCTGAGAGAAAAGTCTCCCCGGAAAAGCTATATAGAGCTGCTTTACTGAGGAGTCGTTTCGCTGATACTATTGTGAAAGCTCGGGAGAAAACTCTCGGTCAG TGTGATAAGGGGGATCCTGAAAAACTGCAGCGTGAGAGGGAGGAAATTGAGCGTCAGCAAAGGGAAG AGAAAGCGCGGCTTCAAGCAGAAGCTAAGGCTGCTGAGGATGCTCGTAAACGAGCTGAAGCAGCAGCTGCGGCTGAAgctaagcgcaaaatagagcttgAGAGAGAAGCAGCACGTCAGGCATTGTTGAAG ATTGAGAAGACAGTGGACATCAATGAAGACTGTCGGATTCTTAAAGATCTGGAAATGCTCGGGACAGTTCCAGCTGAAAATGAGAAGCACACAGGTTATTCTCTGGATGGCATAGGAGGCTTCAGACTTGGGGGGAGTAACCCTTTAGAGCGACTTGGGCTATTCATGAAAGTggatgatgaagaagaggaagaggttgaACATAAAAGTGCTCCTGTAAATGATGTCGAGGAGGGAGAGATCGATTGA
- the LOC135610255 gene encoding transcription factor GTE8-like isoform X1: MAPTVLLEYTKEKQMKRSSHDLSFATKGRKQKLSQGYRSGSINDYQHNSEKINESEGFGIAIRADSSDNSSAPKRKKCVNANVARCNDFGVPVQVISLSKMSGSQREEVKMRLRSELGQIQLFQKQLFSRSVTSLGISTSSSFNVSEKKHDPRSGSQMRRGISGRFESSKTNAPPPPVTDSNLVLMKECEVLLSRLMTHHYAWVFNEPVDVEKLNIPDYYTVIKHPMDFGTISTKLSSDAYPSPQGFAADVRLTFTNAMTYNPPSNSVHIMANKLSKFFETRWKTIEKKLAAADAVIKKEFQVVKPEFSSSKRKMAPTDDNNPVPKRTKPKMTDEEKQSLTRLLESLLADLPDHIIDFLRRRSGNVNQSSDEIEIDIESFADDTLFELQNLLDSHMQEREMRHQAEQVNENGVSTSQLHPCKGNDLADEEVDICGDDPPMSSYPTLEIQMDTKATNVNCSSSSNSSSDSGSSSDSDSSSESESEDEVTILKNAKKNSGNKAGSDQEKSDVMNPFDVNRPSNGLNFSENDADPKPLLVGSDECQEGDHTPSERKVSPEKLYRAALLRSRFADTIVKAREKTLGQCDKGDPEKLQREREEIERQQREEKARLQAEAKAAEDARKRAEAAAAAEAKRKIELEREAARQALLKIEKTVDINEDCRILKDLEMLGTVPAENEKHTGYSLDGIGGFRLGGSNPLERLGLFMKVDDEEEEEVEHKSAPVNDVEEGEID, encoded by the exons ATGGCACCTACAGTTCTTTTAGAGTACACCAAAGAGAAACAGATGAAGAGAAGTTCACATGATCTTTCTTTTGCTACGAAGGGGAGAAAACAGAAATTATCTCAAGGATATCGTTCTGGTTCCATCAATGACTACCAGCATAACTCTGAGAAGATTAATGAATCAGAAGGTTTTGGCATCGCAATACGTGCAGACTCCTCGGATAATTCTAGTGCTCCAAAGAGGAAGAAGTGCGTAAATGCAAATGTGGCCAGATGCAATGATTTTGGTGTCCCAGTGCAGGTGATTTCTCTGTCAAAGATGTCTGGTTCTCAGAGAGAAGAAGTGAAAATGAGACTAAGATCAGAGCTAGGACAGATTCAGTTGTTTCAGAAGCAACTGTTTTCTAGGAGTGTGACATCCCTTGGCATTAGCACATCATCTTCGTTTAATGTCAGTGAGAAAAAACATGATCCGCGGAGTGGTTCCCAAATGAGGCGTGGGATATCAGGAAGGTTTGAGTCTTCAAAAACGAATGCGCCTCCACCTCCTGTGACCGATTCAAATTTAGTGTTGATGAAAGAATGTGAGGTGCTCCTCAGTCGATTGATGACACACCACTATGCTTGGGTCTTCAACGAACCAGTAGATGTAGAGAAGCTGAACATTCCAGATTACTACACTGTCATTAAGCATCCAATGGACTTTGGCACCATCAGCACTAAATTATCCTCAGATGCCTATCCCAGCCCACAGGGTTTTGCTGCAGATGTGAGGCTCACTTTCACAAATGCAATGACCTATAACCCACCTAGTAATAGCGTTCATATCATGGCAAATAAGCTCAGCAAGTTCTTTGAAACTCGGTGGAAAACCATAGAGAAAAAGTTAGCTGCAGCGGATGCTGTTATTAAGAAAGAATTTCAGGTTGTTAAGCCTGAGTTTTCCTCCAGCAAGAGGAAAATGGCTCCTACTGACGACAATAATCCTGTGCCTAAGAGGACAAAACCCAAGATGACGGATGAGGAGAAACAAAGTCTGACCAGACTGTTGGAGTCGCTTTTGGCAGATCTACCAGATCACATTATTGATTTTCTGAGACGACGGAGTGGCAATGTAAACCAAAGCAGTGATGAAATAGAGATAGATATTGAATCTTTTGCCGATGACACACTCTTTGAGTTGCAGAACCTTCTGGATAGCCATATGCAAGAGAGAGAAATGAGACACCAGGCCGAGCAAGTGAATGAAAATGGTGTTAGCACGTCACAGTTGCATCCTTGCAAAG GCAATGATCTTGCTGACGAGGAAGTAGATATATGTGGTGACGATCCTCCCATGTCTAGCTACCCTACTCTGGAGATTCAAATGGACACAAAGGCAACAAATGTCAATTGTAGCAGTTCAAGCAATTCAAGTAGTGATTCAGGTTCTTCCAGTG ACTCCGATAGTTCTAGCGAGAGCGAATCGGAGGATGAAGTTACTATTCTGAAGAATGCTAAG AAAAATTCTGGAAATAAGGCAGGTTCTGATCAAGAGAAAAGTGATGTAATGAACCCATTTGATGTGAACC GACCTTCGAATGGGTTGAATTTCTCAGAGAATGATGCTGATCCTAAACCCTTATTGGTTGGATCTGACGAATGTCAAGAGG GGGATCATACACCATCTGAGAGAAAAGTCTCCCCGGAAAAGCTATATAGAGCTGCTTTACTGAGGAGTCGTTTCGCTGATACTATTGTGAAAGCTCGGGAGAAAACTCTCGGTCAG TGTGATAAGGGGGATCCTGAAAAACTGCAGCGTGAGAGGGAGGAAATTGAGCGTCAGCAAAGGGAAG AGAAAGCGCGGCTTCAAGCAGAAGCTAAGGCTGCTGAGGATGCTCGTAAACGAGCTGAAGCAGCAGCTGCGGCTGAAgctaagcgcaaaatagagcttgAGAGAGAAGCAGCACGTCAGGCATTGTTGAAG ATTGAGAAGACAGTGGACATCAATGAAGACTGTCGGATTCTTAAAGATCTGGAAATGCTCGGGACAGTTCCAGCTGAAAATGAGAAGCACACAGGTTATTCTCTGGATGGCATAGGAGGCTTCAGACTTGGGGGGAGTAACCCTTTAGAGCGACTTGGGCTATTCATGAAAGTggatgatgaagaagaggaagaggttgaACATAAAAGTGCTCCTGTAAATGATGTCGAGGAGGGAGAGATCGATTGA
- the LOC103976577 gene encoding F-box protein SKIP14, whose protein sequence is MALNFSSCSVFSTPFVHTDDESSRSRCERSPLVSYWDTGSDYGYVEGDSGSTDVEGAFDPVDLLPDDPFGMGLDDSMGVAIASLLEVSGSDFFGWTLLYSPETQFYHDGWMEECDGWDDGDFTGLSVREAGDEILESGLDMGHSLNCNRAEEARSIIDDGTPHEGLLFSLGYLGVRDLLSVEGVCRSLRFAVQSDTLLWRCIHIDSPLSEKITDDVLLRLTQRAQGNLQCLSLTGCSRITDDGLKRVLDNNPRLRKLSVPGCVRLSLDGIINSLKVLQSQGMPGIEHLKLGRLFIVSEEQYGELKLLLGAEQLQQAKHQKPRFYHTDRSSPTCDDDCIIDIELCPLCQKYKLVYDCPSESCRGKGSKQCRACDVCIARCIQCGKCIKDCRYVETFCLEYLCSGCWKLPLVVHESNEEK, encoded by the exons ATGGCCTTAAATTTTTCATCTTGTTCTGTCTTTTCTACCCCGTTTGTTCATACCGATGATGAGTCCTCTCGATCGAGATGCGAGAGGAGCCCTCTTGTCTCGTATTGGGACACTGGAAGTGATTATGGTTACGTTGAAGGGGATAGTGGGTCGACCGATGTGGAAGGTGCGTTTGATCCGGTCGACCTGCTACCCGATGATCCATTCGGGATGGGGCTTGACGACAGCATGGGAGTTGCGATAGCCAGCCTTCTCGAGGTCAGTGGCAGTGACTTTTTCGGGTGGACGCTCTTGTATTCACCTGAAACTCAGTTTTACCATGATGGTTGGATGGAGGAATGTGATGGCTGGGACGATGGGGACTTCACAGGATTGTCTGTTCGGGAAGCCGGAGATGAAATTTTGGAATCTGGCTTGGATATGGGACATTCTTTAAACTGCAATCGTGCAGAAGAAGCTCGCTCCATCATAGATGATGGTACCCCACACGAGGGACTGCTCTTCTCGCTCGGGTATTTGGGTGTTCGGGATCTCCTCTCCGTAGAAGGGGTCTGCAGGTCCTTGCGTTTTGCTGTTCAGAGTGATACTCTCTTGTGGAGATGTATCCATATCGACTCTCCTCTAAGTGAGAAGATAACTGATGACGTGTTGCTGCGGCTAACACAGAGAGCTCAAGGGAATCTGCAGTGCTTGAGCCTGACGGGTTGTTCAAGGATCACTGATGATGGCCTGAAGCGAGTGCTGGACAATAATCCAAGGCTGAGGAAG TTAAGTGTTCCTGGATGTGTGAGACTAAGTCTTGATGGCATTATAAACAGCCTGAAAGTATTGCAATCCCAAGGTATGCCAGGAATAGAACACCTCAAGCTTGGTAGGCTTTTCATTGTATCCGAAGAACAATATGGGGAGTTGAAGTTGTTGCTAGGTGCAGAGCAACTTCAGCAAGCCAAACATCAGAAACCAAGGTTCTACCACACCGATCGCTCATCTCCTACTTGTGATGATGACTGCATTATTGATATCGAGTTGTGTCCGTTGTGTCAGAAATACAAGCTTGTTTACGACTGTCCTTCTGAGAGTTGTCGAGGAAAGGGTTCTAAGCAGTGCAGGGCTTGCGATGTTTGCATTGCGAGGTGTATTCAGTGTGGGAAATGCATTAAAGACTGTAGGTATGTTGAGACATTTTGTCTCGAATATCTATGTTCAGGTTGTTGGAAGCTACCACTGGTTGTACATGAGAGCAACGAAGAGAAGTGA